A window of Corallococcus macrosporus DSM 14697 contains these coding sequences:
- a CDS encoding DUF1615 family protein, producing the protein MPEPIAPQSHPHGWRSAWRGLWVALARWRDSTLAAPRGANLGARTRADAPLAASRRLGLWLGALLASGVLTACASRGAGPAQPTIPPPPRLSVSEVAKLMPPKLQEREGWARDVLAALEVEELAPSPPAVCSVLAVIEQESGYKVDPAVPGLPKMVRARLEEHADKLGPLGRKVLASVLEGRAKGSRKTFDARLRALRTERDLDRLFRDMLAYYEVEYPNTFKVVDFTSGLFASGNLHEFNPVTTAGSMQVSVRYALQKAGEDADPAEVRESMYTRAGGVRYGTARLLGYEAAYPEPLFRFADYNAGVYASRNAALQSQVSRLTGHPLAPDGDLQLYDKQGEPRSEDSKSLRAMLAFRRRFAPELSERTVRRDVRKEKEAVFESTDTFRAVKRVYQRETGEAPSYAQLPRVTLRSPKLKRELTTAWFARSVDRRFQKCMKRYQAQKAK; encoded by the coding sequence ATGCCGGAGCCCATTGCACCGCAGTCCCATCCGCACGGCTGGCGCAGCGCGTGGCGCGGCTTGTGGGTGGCGCTCGCGCGGTGGCGCGATTCGACACTGGCGGCCCCGCGTGGCGCGAACCTGGGCGCCCGCACGAGGGCCGATGCGCCGCTGGCCGCCAGCCGGCGTCTCGGCCTGTGGCTGGGGGCCCTGTTGGCGTCGGGCGTTCTGACCGCGTGCGCGTCGCGCGGAGCAGGCCCGGCCCAGCCGACCATTCCGCCACCGCCCCGGCTCTCCGTGTCGGAGGTGGCGAAGCTGATGCCGCCGAAGCTCCAGGAGCGTGAGGGCTGGGCCCGCGACGTGCTGGCCGCGCTGGAGGTGGAGGAGCTCGCCCCGTCGCCGCCCGCGGTGTGCTCGGTGCTGGCCGTCATCGAACAGGAGTCCGGCTACAAGGTCGACCCGGCCGTCCCGGGGTTGCCGAAGATGGTGCGGGCCCGCCTGGAGGAGCACGCGGACAAGCTGGGGCCGCTGGGCCGCAAGGTCCTGGCGTCGGTGCTGGAAGGCCGCGCGAAGGGCAGCAGGAAGACCTTCGACGCGCGGCTGCGCGCGCTGCGCACCGAGCGCGACCTGGACCGGCTCTTCCGCGACATGCTCGCGTACTACGAGGTCGAGTACCCGAACACCTTCAAGGTCGTGGACTTCACCAGCGGCCTCTTCGCCTCGGGAAACCTGCACGAGTTCAACCCCGTCACCACCGCTGGCTCCATGCAGGTGAGCGTGCGCTACGCACTCCAGAAGGCGGGCGAGGACGCGGACCCGGCCGAGGTGCGCGAGTCGATGTACACCCGCGCGGGCGGCGTGCGTTACGGCACCGCGCGGCTGTTGGGCTACGAGGCCGCGTACCCCGAGCCCCTCTTCCGCTTCGCGGACTACAACGCGGGCGTCTATGCGTCACGCAACGCCGCGCTCCAGTCGCAGGTGAGCCGCCTCACCGGGCATCCCCTGGCGCCGGATGGAGACCTCCAGCTCTATGACAAGCAGGGCGAGCCGCGCAGCGAGGACAGCAAGTCGCTGCGGGCGATGCTCGCCTTCCGCCGGCGCTTCGCCCCGGAGCTCAGCGAGCGGACGGTCCGCCGCGACGTGCGCAAGGAGAAGGAGGCGGTGTTCGAATCCACCGACACGTTCCGCGCGGTGAAGCGCGTCTACCAGCGGGAGACGGGCGAGGCACCGTCGTACGCCCAGCTCCCCCGGGTGACGCTCCGGAGCCCGAAGCTGAAGCGCGAGCTCACCACCGCGTGGTTCGCGCGCTCGGTGGACCGGCGCTTCCAGAAGTGCATGAAGCGCTACCAGGCGCAGAAGGCGAAGTAG
- a CDS encoding M16 family metallopeptidase, whose protein sequence is MFRQSLLWTSCLALLTGPVACAQTQAKAVAKPAVAAAPKLATGIESRTLKNGLKVIVWPNHDIPSVVLYNWFRVGGRNEYPGITGLSHFFEHMMFNGAKKYGPGEFDRVMEANGGANNAFTSEDVTVYMDWFPRSALDVIFDLEADRLQHLAIDPKVTESERGVVYSERRSAIDNDNMGALMEQVQATAFVAHPYQFPVIGWPSDIESWRIEDLQRFYKTYYAPNNATLIFTGAVTPAEIFALAEKYLEPIPSQPAPEPVRTQEPEQQGERRVVVRKQAQAPLIQLAYHGISGKDADVEALTLLLSILTNGDSSRLHRRLVEEERAALRVNSHYSPGFDPSLVWVFADLPPGADLSRVEGLLTEELDRVVKEGVSDAELQKARNITLSQYWRGLETNNGRGRALGAAETFRGDYRQLFDAPARYERVTRDDVRKVAARIFNSQRRTVGWLVPADAQAATPDSRKEASR, encoded by the coding sequence ATGTTCCGTCAGTCGTTACTCTGGACCTCGTGTCTGGCCCTGCTTACCGGCCCCGTGGCCTGTGCGCAGACGCAGGCCAAGGCGGTGGCGAAGCCCGCCGTGGCCGCCGCGCCGAAGCTGGCCACCGGCATCGAGTCCCGCACCCTCAAGAACGGGCTCAAGGTCATCGTCTGGCCCAACCACGACATCCCCAGTGTCGTCCTCTACAACTGGTTCCGCGTCGGCGGCCGGAACGAGTACCCGGGCATCACCGGCCTGTCCCACTTCTTCGAGCACATGATGTTCAACGGCGCGAAGAAGTACGGCCCCGGTGAGTTCGACCGCGTCATGGAGGCCAACGGCGGCGCCAACAACGCCTTCACCTCCGAGGACGTCACCGTCTACATGGACTGGTTCCCGCGCTCCGCGCTCGACGTCATCTTCGACCTCGAGGCCGACCGGCTCCAGCACCTGGCCATCGACCCCAAGGTCACCGAGTCCGAGCGCGGCGTCGTCTACTCGGAGCGCCGCTCCGCCATCGACAATGACAACATGGGCGCCCTCATGGAGCAGGTGCAGGCCACCGCCTTCGTGGCCCACCCGTACCAGTTCCCCGTCATCGGCTGGCCGTCCGACATCGAGTCGTGGCGCATCGAGGATCTCCAGCGCTTCTACAAGACGTACTACGCGCCCAACAACGCCACGCTCATCTTCACCGGCGCCGTGACGCCCGCCGAAATCTTCGCGCTCGCGGAGAAGTACCTGGAGCCCATCCCCTCGCAGCCCGCCCCCGAGCCCGTCCGCACCCAGGAGCCCGAGCAGCAGGGCGAGCGCCGCGTCGTCGTGCGCAAGCAGGCCCAGGCCCCGCTCATCCAGCTCGCCTACCACGGCATCTCCGGCAAGGACGCGGACGTGGAGGCGCTCACGCTGCTCCTGAGCATCCTCACCAACGGCGACTCCTCGCGCCTGCACCGCCGCCTCGTGGAGGAGGAGCGCGCCGCCCTGCGCGTCAACTCTCACTACAGCCCCGGCTTCGACCCGTCGCTCGTCTGGGTCTTCGCGGACTTGCCCCCCGGCGCCGACCTGTCCAGGGTGGAGGGCCTGCTCACCGAGGAGCTGGACCGCGTCGTCAAGGAGGGCGTCAGCGACGCCGAGCTCCAGAAGGCGCGCAACATCACCCTGTCCCAGTACTGGCGCGGCCTCGAGACGAACAACGGCCGGGGCCGCGCGCTGGGCGCCGCGGAGACGTTCCGCGGGGACTACCGCCAGCTCTTCGACGCGCCCGCCCGCTATGAGCGCGTGACGCGTGACGATGTCCGAAAGGTCGCCGCGCGCATCTTCAATTCGCAGCGCCGCACCGTGGGCTGGCTCGTGCCCGCCGACGCGCAGGCCGCCACCCCCGATTCCCGCAAGGAGGCCTCGCGATGA
- a CDS encoding M16 family metallopeptidase has protein sequence MSAPLTWKAAFTTLVLSSVPAAAQGSAAAAQGSAAAPRAAATAAPAQQGVTLPKATTVTLKNGAKLLLVERKELPLVSFSAWVRGGALGDPAGKEGLASLTGELLQKGAGARDARQFAEAVDGVGGAIQVAATLEALVISGQFMSRDTGLMVELLTDMLTRPRFDAKELEKVRARKASEIAAAKDGDPRGLIGAYFQAFHFAGHPYGTPVNGSEASLPGLSREDVLAYAKNHLGGDRLIVSVVGDFDAKALAKKLESSLGGWARAATPAPTVSATAASKGRRVLLVDKPDATQTYFWIGNTGISRTDADRASVRLAETVFGGRFTSLLNTELRVKSGLSYGASSVFIRNTQPGPVVIASYTKTESTGRAIDLALETLAGYRKSGMDDAMLASAKSYVLGQFPPTLETGAQVAGKLSELAFYGLDASDVDGFASAVSATTRAGVNGIIQRKLPAPEDLTFVLIGNASEIRDMARKYGPVTEMSISDKHFAPPAKR, from the coding sequence ATGAGCGCCCCGCTCACCTGGAAGGCCGCGTTCACCACGCTGGTGTTGTCCTCCGTCCCCGCCGCGGCGCAAGGCTCCGCCGCCGCGGCGCAAGGCTCCGCCGCCGCGCCCAGGGCCGCCGCCACCGCGGCGCCGGCGCAGCAGGGCGTGACGCTCCCCAAGGCCACCACCGTCACGCTGAAGAACGGCGCGAAGCTGCTGCTCGTGGAGCGCAAGGAGCTGCCGCTCGTCTCGTTCAGCGCGTGGGTGCGCGGCGGCGCCCTGGGCGACCCCGCTGGCAAGGAAGGCCTGGCCTCGCTCACCGGCGAGCTGCTCCAGAAGGGCGCCGGCGCCCGTGACGCGCGCCAGTTCGCCGAGGCCGTGGACGGCGTGGGCGGCGCGATTCAGGTGGCCGCCACCCTGGAGGCCCTGGTCATCAGCGGCCAGTTCATGTCGCGCGACACCGGGCTGATGGTGGAGCTGCTCACCGACATGCTCACCCGGCCGCGCTTCGACGCGAAGGAGCTGGAGAAGGTCCGCGCGCGCAAGGCTTCCGAAATCGCCGCCGCGAAGGATGGCGACCCGCGCGGGCTGATTGGCGCGTACTTCCAGGCCTTCCACTTCGCCGGGCACCCGTACGGCACGCCCGTCAACGGCAGCGAGGCGTCCCTGCCCGGCCTGTCGCGCGAGGACGTGCTCGCGTACGCGAAGAACCACCTGGGGGGAGATCGGCTCATCGTCTCCGTGGTGGGTGACTTCGACGCGAAGGCGCTCGCGAAGAAGCTGGAGTCCTCGCTCGGTGGCTGGGCGCGCGCCGCCACGCCCGCGCCCACGGTGTCCGCCACGGCCGCCTCCAAGGGCCGGCGCGTGCTGCTGGTGGACAAGCCGGACGCCACCCAGACGTACTTCTGGATTGGCAACACCGGCATCTCCCGCACAGACGCGGACCGCGCCTCGGTGCGGCTCGCGGAGACGGTGTTCGGCGGGCGCTTCACCTCGCTGCTCAACACGGAGCTGCGCGTGAAGTCCGGCCTCAGCTATGGCGCCAGCTCCGTGTTCATCCGCAACACGCAGCCGGGCCCCGTCGTCATCGCGTCGTACACGAAGACGGAGTCCACGGGCCGCGCCATCGACCTGGCGCTGGAGACGCTCGCGGGCTACCGGAAGTCCGGCATGGATGACGCCATGCTCGCCTCCGCCAAATCGTACGTGCTGGGGCAGTTCCCGCCCACGCTGGAGACGGGCGCGCAGGTGGCGGGCAAGCTGTCGGAGCTGGCCTTCTACGGGCTGGACGCCAGCGACGTGGACGGCTTCGCCAGCGCGGTCTCCGCCACCACGCGCGCGGGGGTGAATGGCATCATCCAGCGCAAGCTCCCCGCGCCGGAGGACCTCACCTTCGTCCTCATCGGCAACGCGTCGGAGATTCGCGACATGGCTCGCAAGTACGGCCCCGTCACGGAGATGAGCATCTCCGACAAGCACTTCGCGCCGCCCGCGAAGCGCTGA
- a CDS encoding DEAD/DEAH box helicase → MSDVATVDVRSSLEKWLTDALLREEAGEGLYEQGADLLARKRVRTVQTRGDVVEGTVAAGSLGPYSVRLSASGEGEVFSCACADFDEALFCKHVVAVGLAWLRQSADAPAAGRPSTSDALRAWMEAHQVAHAGQVPISALIPHLPGELLRHGALQRLSSTSLWSVLATEALKRNLNAHHRALLEDAAWDYLNREAERVRRGVAREQDAAPRPPPTDLRLKPLMEALVRERGRLRARVPPRVLEAPPAILLRERPARLLVSEADASKVAHLLTDAQFGGVVLELHPLLDGGAGVHCRCARDGAGACVHALTALDAVLDSLTQKSEAARNARLAELLYDVPGQHILQALEVASLPAREDDAPALESQVSFRLERGSLLPYSLRAYLHRPTKTGRLSKGTQVGWRERQDALAQLTAPGEREALALTEASASLASSGFSFNPAAEEGHWVLMLQALRALAQSARLHLAERPDVPLQVREAPLGFLFEEEGDEGTLWVRPAVEGAPVQVADLHPPTSAARTTHPWLLVERELPRVTLLTVSPEAGALLSTLREVGARLPSATRGDLLTRLSGLEARVPLTLPPSMEGTEVAPERGLWVRLRPVGEEALEGTVLVRPLREGPLLAPGEGAPVVRGVRGRERVRVARDLEAERAEAAGLLERLGLPPGAHRFTRGDVASSLALLEALEPLAGEEVRVEWAQQPWRVSGTPGAAALRVRVASGRDWFGVEGELKVDGERVALAVLLEAVRRRSQYVRLGPGHWMRLTDALRERLAPLADLSHPTRKGLEVSTAAAPVLDGLAEAGARVQAPPDWRKLATRIREAQATKVAVPRKLKAGLRDYQREGFVWLSRLAAWGGGACLADDMGLGKTLQALALLLHRAAEGPALVVAPTSVCFNWEREAARFAPALRVHAYRESDREALLEALGPGDVLVASYGLVVQDAKRFAKVDFATLVVDEAQAVKNPDTARARALRAVKASARVALTGTPVENRLSELWSLYALLFPGLLGSRESFRARFAAPIERDKDAGARDSLARVVRPFLLRRTKAEVARELPARIETVVPVALSAGERRLYDDVRLAALAQVGDSPAGDQRFALLAALTRLRLAACHPRLVDADSVLPSSKLERLLELVDTVRASGSRALVFSQFVKHLALAREALEARGVAMQYLDGQTPPAERQARVEAFQQGQGELFLISLKAGGTGLNLTAADHVIHLDPWWNPAVEDQATDRAHRIGQTRPVTVSRLVSQGTLEEAILALHAEKRELADSLLSGADGGAALSPEQLLALLRFGAAGGA, encoded by the coding sequence ATGTCCGACGTAGCGACAGTGGATGTGCGCTCCTCGCTGGAGAAGTGGTTGACGGATGCCCTGCTCCGCGAGGAGGCGGGCGAGGGCCTCTACGAACAGGGCGCGGACCTGCTCGCCCGGAAGCGGGTGCGGACCGTCCAGACCCGCGGTGACGTCGTCGAAGGCACTGTCGCCGCGGGGAGCCTGGGGCCTTACTCGGTGCGACTCTCGGCGAGCGGCGAGGGGGAGGTCTTCTCCTGCGCGTGCGCTGACTTCGATGAGGCGTTGTTCTGCAAGCACGTCGTGGCGGTGGGGCTCGCCTGGCTGCGCCAGTCCGCCGACGCGCCCGCCGCCGGGCGTCCCTCCACCAGCGACGCGCTGCGTGCCTGGATGGAGGCGCACCAGGTCGCGCACGCGGGGCAGGTCCCCATCAGCGCGCTCATTCCGCACCTGCCCGGCGAGCTCTTGCGGCATGGCGCGCTCCAGCGCCTGTCGAGCACCTCCTTGTGGAGCGTCCTGGCGACAGAGGCTCTCAAGCGGAACCTCAACGCCCATCACCGGGCTCTGCTGGAAGACGCGGCCTGGGACTACCTGAACAGGGAGGCGGAGCGGGTGCGGCGAGGCGTGGCGCGGGAGCAGGACGCGGCGCCGCGTCCGCCGCCCACGGACCTCCGGTTGAAGCCGCTGATGGAAGCGCTTGTCCGGGAGCGTGGACGCCTCCGCGCGAGGGTGCCGCCCCGCGTGCTGGAGGCCCCACCGGCCATCCTCCTCCGGGAACGTCCCGCGCGGCTGCTTGTCTCGGAGGCCGACGCGTCGAAGGTCGCCCACCTGCTCACCGACGCGCAATTCGGCGGGGTCGTCCTGGAACTCCATCCGCTGCTGGATGGCGGGGCGGGGGTCCACTGCCGGTGTGCGCGCGACGGCGCCGGGGCCTGCGTCCACGCGCTCACGGCGCTGGATGCGGTGCTGGACTCGCTCACCCAGAAGTCCGAGGCGGCGCGCAACGCGCGCCTGGCGGAGCTGCTGTACGACGTCCCCGGGCAGCACATCCTCCAGGCGCTGGAGGTGGCCTCGCTCCCTGCGCGCGAGGATGACGCGCCCGCGCTCGAGTCGCAGGTGAGCTTCCGGCTGGAGCGAGGCAGCCTTCTCCCCTACTCGCTCCGCGCCTACCTGCATCGGCCGACGAAGACGGGGAGGCTCTCCAAGGGGACCCAGGTGGGGTGGCGGGAGCGGCAAGACGCGCTCGCCCAGCTCACCGCTCCCGGAGAGCGAGAGGCGCTCGCGTTGACGGAGGCGAGCGCCTCCCTGGCGTCCTCGGGGTTCAGCTTCAACCCCGCCGCCGAGGAGGGGCACTGGGTGTTGATGCTCCAGGCGCTGCGGGCGCTGGCCCAGAGCGCGCGGCTGCACCTGGCGGAGCGCCCGGACGTGCCGCTCCAGGTCCGCGAAGCGCCGCTGGGCTTCCTCTTCGAGGAAGAGGGCGATGAAGGCACGTTGTGGGTGCGCCCCGCCGTCGAAGGCGCGCCTGTCCAGGTGGCGGACCTGCACCCGCCCACGTCCGCGGCGCGGACCACCCACCCATGGCTGTTGGTGGAGCGCGAGCTTCCGCGCGTCACCCTGCTCACCGTGTCGCCGGAGGCCGGCGCGTTGCTCTCGACGTTGCGCGAGGTGGGGGCGCGGCTCCCCTCCGCCACGCGGGGCGACTTGCTGACGCGCCTGTCCGGGCTGGAGGCCCGCGTGCCGCTGACGCTGCCTCCGTCCATGGAGGGGACGGAGGTCGCGCCCGAGCGCGGGCTGTGGGTCCGGCTGAGGCCCGTGGGCGAGGAGGCGCTGGAGGGCACGGTGCTGGTGCGGCCGCTCCGCGAGGGGCCCTTGCTGGCGCCAGGGGAGGGCGCGCCCGTGGTGCGCGGCGTGCGGGGCCGCGAGCGCGTCCGGGTGGCGCGGGACCTGGAGGCCGAGCGCGCCGAGGCCGCCGGCCTGCTCGAGCGCCTGGGGCTGCCTCCCGGGGCGCACCGCTTCACGCGGGGCGACGTGGCGTCCAGCCTGGCCCTGCTGGAGGCGCTGGAGCCCCTGGCCGGGGAGGAGGTGCGGGTGGAGTGGGCGCAGCAGCCCTGGCGGGTGTCCGGCACGCCCGGCGCGGCGGCGCTGCGGGTGCGGGTGGCGAGCGGGCGGGACTGGTTTGGCGTGGAGGGCGAGCTGAAGGTGGACGGCGAGCGCGTGGCGCTGGCGGTGCTGCTGGAGGCCGTGCGCCGGCGCAGCCAGTATGTCCGGCTCGGGCCGGGGCACTGGATGCGCCTCACCGACGCGCTGCGCGAGCGGCTCGCGCCGCTGGCCGACCTGAGCCACCCCACGCGCAAGGGGTTGGAGGTGAGCACGGCGGCCGCGCCCGTGCTGGACGGACTGGCGGAGGCGGGCGCGCGGGTGCAGGCGCCACCGGACTGGCGCAAGCTGGCCACCCGCATCCGGGAGGCGCAGGCGACGAAGGTGGCTGTCCCCCGGAAGTTGAAGGCCGGGCTGCGGGACTACCAGCGAGAGGGCTTCGTGTGGCTGTCGCGGCTCGCCGCGTGGGGCGGGGGCGCGTGCCTGGCGGATGACATGGGCCTGGGGAAGACGCTCCAGGCGCTGGCGCTCCTGCTGCACCGGGCGGCCGAGGGGCCGGCGCTGGTGGTGGCGCCCACCTCCGTGTGCTTCAACTGGGAGCGCGAGGCGGCGCGCTTCGCCCCCGCGCTGCGCGTGCATGCCTACCGCGAGTCGGACCGCGAGGCGCTGCTGGAGGCGCTGGGGCCCGGGGACGTGCTCGTCGCCAGCTACGGCCTGGTCGTCCAGGACGCGAAGCGCTTCGCGAAGGTGGACTTCGCCACCCTGGTGGTGGACGAGGCCCAGGCGGTGAAGAACCCGGACACCGCGCGGGCTCGGGCCCTGCGCGCGGTGAAGGCCAGCGCGCGCGTCGCGCTGACGGGCACGCCGGTGGAGAACCGCCTGTCGGAGCTCTGGAGCCTCTACGCCTTGCTCTTCCCGGGGCTGCTCGGCAGCCGCGAGTCCTTCCGCGCGCGCTTCGCTGCCCCCATCGAGCGGGACAAGGACGCGGGGGCGCGGGACTCGCTCGCGCGGGTGGTCCGGCCCTTCCTCCTGCGCCGCACCAAGGCGGAGGTGGCGCGCGAGCTGCCCGCGCGAATCGAGACGGTGGTGCCCGTGGCCCTGAGCGCGGGCGAGCGCCGGCTCTACGACGACGTGCGGCTGGCCGCGCTGGCGCAGGTGGGGGACTCCCCCGCGGGGGACCAGCGCTTCGCGCTCCTGGCCGCGCTCACCCGGCTGCGGCTGGCGGCGTGCCATCCCCGGCTGGTCGACGCGGACTCCGTCCTGCCGTCCTCCAAGCTGGAGCGGCTGCTGGAGCTGGTGGACACGGTGCGCGCCTCGGGGAGCCGGGCGCTCGTCTTCAGCCAGTTCGTGAAGCACCTGGCGCTGGCGCGCGAGGCCCTGGAGGCCAGGGGCGTGGCCATGCAGTACCTGGATGGCCAGACGCCCCCGGCCGAGCGGCAGGCGCGCGTGGAGGCCTTCCAGCAGGGGCAGGGGGAGCTGTTCCTCATCTCGTTGAAGGCGGGCGGCACCGGCCTCAACCTCACCGCCGCGGACCACGTCATCCACCTGGACCCCTGGTGGAACCCCGCGGTGGAGGACCAGGCCACGGACCGGGCGCACCGCATCGGCCAGACGCGCCCCGTCACCGTGTCCCGGCTCGTCTCCCAGGGGACGCTGGAGGAGGCCATCCTCGCCCTCCACGCGGAGAAGCGCGAGCTGGCGGACAGCCTCCTCTCCGGAGCGGACGGCGGCGCCGCGCTGTCGCCCGAGCAACTGCTGGCGCTGCTGCGCTTCGGTGCGGCGGGCGGTGCGTGA
- a CDS encoding amidohydrolase family protein yields MGRGRLAPGLDADFVALSEDPLEGPASALVEARALATVVAGAEVHRAAPRGALTR; encoded by the coding sequence ATGGGGCGCGGCAGGCTGGCGCCGGGGCTGGACGCCGACTTCGTGGCCCTGTCGGAGGACCCGCTGGAGGGGCCCGCCTCGGCGTTGGTGGAGGCGCGGGCCCTGGCCACCGTGGTCGCGGGCGCGGAGGTGCACCGCGCGGCGCCTCGAGGCGCGCTCACTCGTTGA
- a CDS encoding sigma-70 family RNA polymerase sigma factor produces MEAINLNMSCESPELVVSAEVVEARVRGHLELVRRLAWKYRWTGLSMEELVAEGNVGLMEAAGRFEERGVPFAAYANQWIRARIRAYVGRNWSMAGGRAPWVVFQLRRERARLEARWGEGHPEVEKRLAEALGKREDEVARAMEALSRDVSLDAPVSPDSESTRLEGLTAEADSQEDLVDRARWARRLRDSVDAAWPELDARERALVEERMLAEDGVSAELLARRFGVTAVRIRQIEQGLRVKLRHRLTAGLTAWDGEAVSLAA; encoded by the coding sequence ATGGAAGCCATCAACCTGAACATGTCCTGTGAGTCCCCTGAGCTCGTGGTTTCGGCCGAGGTCGTGGAAGCGCGCGTCCGTGGACACCTGGAGCTGGTGCGGCGGCTGGCGTGGAAATACCGGTGGACCGGCCTGTCGATGGAAGAGCTGGTGGCGGAGGGCAACGTCGGGTTGATGGAGGCCGCGGGGCGGTTCGAGGAGCGAGGGGTGCCGTTCGCGGCGTACGCCAACCAGTGGATTCGTGCGCGCATCCGCGCCTACGTGGGGCGCAACTGGAGCATGGCGGGCGGCCGGGCGCCGTGGGTGGTGTTCCAACTCCGCCGGGAGCGGGCGCGGCTGGAGGCCCGGTGGGGGGAGGGGCACCCGGAGGTGGAGAAGCGCCTGGCCGAGGCCCTGGGGAAGCGGGAGGACGAGGTGGCCCGCGCCATGGAGGCGCTGTCTCGGGACGTGTCGCTGGACGCGCCGGTGTCGCCGGACTCGGAGTCCACGCGCCTGGAGGGGCTGACGGCGGAGGCGGACTCGCAGGAGGACCTGGTGGACCGGGCGCGGTGGGCGCGGCGGCTCCGGGACAGCGTGGACGCGGCCTGGCCGGAGCTGGATGCCCGCGAGCGGGCGCTGGTGGAGGAGCGGATGCTGGCGGAGGACGGGGTGAGCGCGGAGCTGCTGGCGCGCCGCTTCGGGGTGACGGCGGTGCGCATCCGGCAGATCGAACAGGGCCTGCGGGTGAAGCTGCGCCACAGGCTGACGGCCGGTCTCACGGCCTGGGACGGAGAGGCAGTGTCCCTGGCGGCCTGA
- the nhaR gene encoding transcriptional activator NhaR, protein MSWLNYHHLLYFWTVARAGSIAKAGEELHLAQPTISSQLKLLEESLGHKLFERQGRKLVLTDVGRTVMRYADEIFRLGNELKNVVSGLPPGQQLRLNVGVVDVIPKLVAEQLLKPALDAGPSLRIICREGPLPQLLASLALHELDVVLADAPSSEPVSVRSFNHLLGKCGVSFFAAGKLLELKENFPQSLDGAPVLLPSDESSARRSMDLWFERKGLRPVIAGDFDDSALLQAFGQRGHGVFAMPSAIEAEVERQFNCSVIGRTHEIETCFYAITVERKIRHPAVVTIAEAARSHIFNE, encoded by the coding sequence ATGAGCTGGCTCAACTATCATCACCTCCTGTACTTCTGGACGGTTGCGAGGGCGGGCAGCATCGCCAAGGCGGGCGAGGAGCTGCACCTGGCGCAGCCCACCATCAGCAGCCAGCTCAAGCTCCTGGAGGAGTCGCTGGGCCACAAGCTGTTCGAGCGCCAGGGCCGCAAGCTGGTGCTCACGGACGTGGGCCGCACGGTGATGCGCTACGCGGATGAAATCTTCCGCCTGGGCAATGAGCTGAAGAACGTGGTCTCCGGCCTGCCGCCCGGGCAGCAGTTGCGGCTCAACGTCGGCGTGGTCGACGTCATCCCCAAGCTGGTGGCGGAGCAACTCCTCAAGCCCGCGCTCGACGCCGGCCCGTCACTGCGCATCATCTGCCGCGAGGGCCCTCTGCCGCAGTTGCTCGCCTCGCTGGCGCTGCACGAGCTGGACGTGGTGCTCGCGGACGCGCCCAGCTCGGAGCCGGTGAGCGTGCGCTCCTTCAACCACTTGCTGGGCAAGTGCGGCGTGTCCTTCTTCGCGGCCGGCAAGCTGCTGGAGCTCAAGGAGAACTTCCCCCAGTCCCTGGACGGTGCGCCGGTGCTGCTGCCTTCTGACGAGTCCTCCGCGCGCCGCTCCATGGACCTGTGGTTCGAGCGCAAGGGCCTGCGCCCCGTCATCGCGGGGGACTTCGACGACAGCGCGCTGCTCCAGGCCTTCGGGCAGCGCGGGCACGGCGTGTTCGCCATGCCCAGCGCCATCGAGGCGGAGGTGGAGCGCCAGTTCAACTGCTCCGTTATCGGGCGCACCCACGAAATCGAGACGTGCTTCTACGCCATCACCGTGGAGCGCAAGATTCGCCACCCCGCCGTCGTCACCATCGCCGAGGCGGCGCGCTCCCATATCTTCAACGAGTGA